The Candidatus Hydrogenedentota bacterium genome contains the following window.
CCAGCACCGGAAAGGACTGGCTTGCCTGATCCGCCTCGCGCACGATGGCGTCGATTTCCTCCCAGGAACCGCCCCACTGCGGGAGCGAGGCAAACAGTTTGCGGTAACGCGCCATGAAGTTCAGCGGATCCGCCTGAAGCGCGCGCGCGTAGAGGCGGTCCACCTCGGCGTATTCGCCGCGCCCCATCGCGATCGTCATCATGCTGACGGAAGCGTTCGGATCCTCCGGCGCCATGCCGTGCGCCGTTTCCAGGTCCAGTTCCGCAAGCGTCAAGTAATGCTCGAACGATTCCCACGATGATCGCGACACCGTATTCGCGTACCCCGTCCCGCGATAGTACCAGGCGTACTCGATGAAGAAGCGACCGCGCGCCAGAAGGGCGCGGTGGGAGTCCGGATACGCCGCGACCCACGCATCCAACACCGCGCGCATGGCCTCTGGATCGTCGCCGGGCCGAAAATCCACCAGATCCCCCACGCAGCGCCCATACTGAAAGCGTTCGTGTTGGTCCGCCTTCGCCCACTGCTCCGCGAGCAGCCGCTCCACGGTGGCGAAATCCTGGTTCCGGTAAAGCACATTTCGGATGTCGCCGCAGAACGGGACCACCGTGTAGCGGTCCCACAACCCGTATTCGCTCGCGATCGCGTCGCGCTCCAACTTGAGTTCGAGGCGGCGCGCCATGCGATCCTGAAACTGTATCTCGCCGTCCACTTTCTCCGTGAACAGGCCCAGCGAACCGTTCTTGAACAAGTAGACCACCGGCCCCAGCGCCAGAAGTATCGTACAAGCCGCGCCCAACAACCCCACGGCCAGCGCAAGCCACGCATCCCGATCCATACCCTGCTCCCTGTGTGTCACCCTGAAGGTGTACCCCTGTAGTCCTCAATGCCTGTCACCAGCGTAGCGGATAGGCCTCTGCTTGTCAATGGCGCATTTTATCGCGGTTGACTCCCGCGCGGCCCCTTGGCACAATGGCGTCCTACCGGTCGGTAGGGCCGGTCGCAGCCCAGGAGCCCACACCATGAGTTTCCCCGTGTCCGAAGAAGTCCAGCTCTTTCGAGAGGCCGCGCGACGCTTTGCGGAGGAACAGATCGCGCCGCACGCGCGCGATTGGGACCGCGCCGGACGCTTCCCGGACGAACTCATCGCCGAACTCGGCGCCGGGGGCTTCATGGGCATTCTCGTGCCCGAGGAATACGGCGGGGCCGGCGCGAATTACCAGGCCTTCGCCGCCGTCCTGGAAGAATTGGCCCGGCACGACGGCGGCCTCGCCCTCGCCGTGGAGGCGCACAACGGCCTCGCCTGCCAGCACATCCTCATCGCCGGCACGGAGGCGCAGAAGAAGCAATATCTTCCGCCGCTCGCCGCCGGTGAACACATCGGGAGCTGGTGCCTCTCCGAGCCGAACTCCGGCTCCGACGCCATCGCCATGGAGACGATCGCCGTCCGCGATGGCGACGGCTGGATCCTGAACGGCGGCAAGCAATTCATCACCAATGGCGATCGTGCGGGGATCTATGTCGTCATGGCGGTCACCGATCCGGATGCGAGCCCGCGCGGCATCACCGCCTTCATCGTCGAGCGCGACGCGACCGGCCTCACGCGCGGCAAGCCCGAGGAAAAACTCGGCATGCGATCCTCCGATACGGTCGCGCTGCACTTCGAAAACCTGCGCATCCCCGACGCCTGCCGCCTCGGCGAGGTGAATCGCGGCTTCGAGGACGTGAAACGCGTCCTGGAGCACGGCCGCGTGATGATCTCCGCGCTGTCCGTCGGCTTCGCGCGCGGCGCCCTCGAAGACGCCAGCCGATACGCGCACGAACGCAAGGCTTTCGGAAGAACCCTCGCCGAGTTTCAGCTTATCCAGCAGAAACTCGCCGACATGGCCACGCAACTTGCCGCCGGCAGCCTCATGCTTCACCACGCGGCCGCCCTGCTCGATCAGGGCCGCTGCACCGTCCAGCAGGCCGCCATGACCAAGCTCTTCACCTCCGAAATGGCCACACGCGCCTGCCTCGACGCCATCCAGATCCTCGGCGGCTACGGCTACCTCCGCGAGTACAACGTGGAGCGCTACCTGCGCGACGCCAAACTTTGCGAAATTGGGGAGGGCACGAGCGAAGTCATGCGCATCCTGATCGCCCGGGAACTTGGCCGGTGATCGGGGGCCGGACATGAACACTCCAGCCTCACCGCTCCGCGCTATGGCCGAATCCATCCACGCGCAGGAAGAAACCCTGCGCCAGGGCGGCGGCCCGCGCGGCCAGGAGCGGCAGCACCGGCTCGGACGCCTCCTCGCCCGCGAGCGCATCGCCCGCCTGCTGGACCGTCCGGAGGACTTCTTCGAAATCGGGCTGTGGGCCGCCTGGGAGATGTACCCCGAAGTGGGGCCCGTCGCCGCCGCCGGCGTGATCGCCGGTATCGGACGCATCCACAACCGCCCCTGCATGATCATCGCCAACGACGCCACCGTGAAGGCCGGCGCCTTCTT
Protein-coding sequences here:
- a CDS encoding DUF4034 domain-containing protein, with the protein product MDRDAWLALAVGLLGAACTILLALGPVVYLFKNGSLGLFTEKVDGEIQFQDRMARRLELKLERDAIASEYGLWDRYTVVPFCGDIRNVLYRNQDFATVERLLAEQWAKADQHERFQYGRCVGDLVDFRPGDDPEAMRAVLDAWVAAYPDSHRALLARGRFFIEYAWYYRGTGYANTVSRSSWESFEHYLTLAELDLETAHGMAPEDPNASVSMMTIAMGRGEYAEVDRLYARALQADPLNFMARYRKLFASLPQWGGSWEEIDAIVREADQASQSFPVLGVIRRVAAANSDRRSPEHAAYAESREANLDYTEPYKRQLEHNPGDPLLRTNLAYFLAEGNDYPAAERIFRELGDVYYEGTNFEHLVQYNNFRGNTYAAVAYELPRGPERRQRAIEAVEVAPNHYYTNYFYGKELLEDGELDLARKHFERSREADRSYAWSTYRLAEVAEKSGNREEALRLAREVFELNPNENQRNAANELIARLK
- a CDS encoding acyl-CoA dehydrogenase family protein; translated protein: MSFPVSEEVQLFREAARRFAEEQIAPHARDWDRAGRFPDELIAELGAGGFMGILVPEEYGGAGANYQAFAAVLEELARHDGGLALAVEAHNGLACQHILIAGTEAQKKQYLPPLAAGEHIGSWCLSEPNSGSDAIAMETIAVRDGDGWILNGGKQFITNGDRAGIYVVMAVTDPDASPRGITAFIVERDATGLTRGKPEEKLGMRSSDTVALHFENLRIPDACRLGEVNRGFEDVKRVLEHGRVMISALSVGFARGALEDASRYAHERKAFGRTLAEFQLIQQKLADMATQLAAGSLMLHHAAALLDQGRCTVQQAAMTKLFTSEMATRACLDAIQILGGYGYLREYNVERYLRDAKLCEIGEGTSEVMRILIARELGR